A window of Triticum aestivum cultivar Chinese Spring unplaced genomic scaffold, IWGSC CS RefSeq v2.1 scaffold223589, whole genome shotgun sequence genomic DNA:
CCAATCTTGTCTACAGCATATGTGATGAGGTTCCTTCCTTCAGCAAAGGTCAGGTCCTTCTCACACCCTCTCCTTGTTTCGCACAAGTAGTTGTGAAGGACAACTTGAACTTCCGAGTCTTTAGTTCCCATAGCCTTAGGCAACCTCTTCCCCATGCGACCCAATACGAACCTATAGCAGAAGATGACACCCTGGAGCAGAGCAAGGTAGTACAAGGTTTCCATTGCCGGCGCCAGGTTTGATGCTTCTCCATCTGAGTTGCCCCCGTAATCGTGCTCTATCAGACGCCACAATGAAACCACTCCGGACATGAATATCCCAAGCACATAAATAATTGCCAGAGGGCTCAATATTATGGCCAACACCACTAGTTGAACCAACAGTAAAAGAAATGCCACGAAAATGAGACAAACATAAGCCAATACAGGGCCCCAGTCGCAGCTTGTCAGTTCGCCTGCCACGCCTGAAAAAATGGCCATCATTAACCCGCCAAATGCATCACCCATATAGCCTAGTTTTTCATTTAGACTAACATCGAATATCCTGTTGTACATCTTTTCAAGTTAGATATGTACATAAGTGATACAGTGAACAAGAAAGAGAGAGAAGTATACTAACCCAGCTGTCTGTACAAGAGTGATGGACGTTAAACACCAAAAGTCTTTCTTGTGCAGCATCGAGACAAAGCCACCAAGAAGTACAACGGTAGCCCAAGTAAGCAC
This region includes:
- the LOC123176853 gene encoding uncharacterized protein isoform X2 encodes the protein MGYLSMAIKGLGFLVLTWATVVLLGGFVSMLHKKDFWCLTSITLVQTAGIFDVSLNEKLGYMGDAFGGLMMAIFSGVAGELTSCDWGPVLAYVCLIFVAFLLLLVQLVVLAIILSPLAIIYVLGIFMSGVVSLWRLIEHDYGGNSDGEASNLAPAMETLYYLALLQGVIFCYRFVLGRMGKRLPKAMGTKDSEVQVVLHNYLCETRRGCEKDLTFAEGRNLITYAVDKIGSNSPVDCISGVKILYAWL
- the LOC123176853 gene encoding uncharacterized protein isoform X1; the encoded protein is MAANWERLPDDRAWVEVEYINSYAVFMGYLSMAIKGLGFLVLTWATVVLLGGFVSMLHKKDFWCLTSITLVQTAGIFDVSLNEKLGYMGDAFGGLMMAIFSGVAGELTSCDWGPVLAYVCLIFVAFLLLLVQLVVLAIILSPLAIIYVLGIFMSGVVSLWRLIEHDYGGNSDGEASNLAPAMETLYYLALLQGVIFCYRFVLGRMGKRLPKAMGTKDSEVQVVLHNYLCETRRGCEKDLTFAEGRNLITYAVDKIGSNSPVDCISGVKILYAWL